From Lolium perenne isolate Kyuss_39 chromosome 5, Kyuss_2.0, whole genome shotgun sequence, a single genomic window includes:
- the LOC127299900 gene encoding rust resistance kinase Lr10 isoform X1 has product MYQPPAKLWQHIPASLPDHTEKESTRCLLHMAAFSFCWHMTAEVWKLAISANDQIFLQDLYKSFFIIYCYVVFAFTLHTYTADADFYSWKFYERTRRVFKYKIRDPTMKAEQELTVESLMSPFHGSACLQATIFLCVLAILSSDVQARHDITDSDRYTCRPFSCGHLQSVQYPFRLRGDPTWCGSPSYELSCTDSKATIQINTGTYFVTEINYKYSYFWVVDANLDMSSSCPLPRLDQRPYLYGLQRSDGLIELNPRHDITWATFVNCSRAITNSRDYTLVSCLSTRSSFVYVLMDSFSVGNLKPSCGYLAMAALEDWSMQYNTANHGILVESLRRGFPVMFPADYKKWLWSVKGCLKRYIVPLPGNSKAVLALHWITTIFMVDYEILSCSLGVGNIPLDGYLSTLRFTAAFSTTILKLIAVLCRIVVAPLVVLFFLAHKYWKTRIIIDAVEKFLLMQQMIGPRRYAYTDIVAVTRNFRDKLGQGGYGSVFKGFLPGDVYVAVKMLDGKSSCDGEDFISEVSTIGRIHHVNVVRLVGFCSEEMRRALVYEYMPHGSLDKYIFSSEKSFSWDKLNEIALGIARGINYLHQGCDMQILHFDIKPHNILLDSNFVPKVADFGLAKLYPRDSSFVPLSALRGTIGYIAPEMVSRSFGVISCKSDVYSFGMLLLEMAGGRRNADPDATNSSQAFYPSWVYDRLTKQEMGEISAEMHELERKLCLVGLCCIQMKSHDRPAMSEVIEMLEGGTDDLQVPSRPFFYDDGQTAVVESYHFSSELTAISEEDE; this is encoded by the exons ATGTATCAACCCCCTGCCAAATTATGGCAGCATATCCCAGCATCCCTGCCTGATCATACTGAGAAGGAGTCAACAAGGTGCCTATTACATATGGCAGCATTCTCCTTTTGTTGGCATATGACAGCAGAAGTGTGGAAGTTGGCCATCTCTGCCAATGACCAGATATTTCTGCAGGACCTTTATAAATCTTTTTTTATCATATATTGCTATGTTGTGTTTGCTTTCACACTTCATACTTACACTGCGGATGCTGATTTTTACTCCTGGAAGTTTTATGAAAGGACGAGAAGGGTTTTCAAGTACAAGATAAGAGACCCTACAATGAAGGCAGAACAAGAGCTAACAGTTGAATCTTTGATGAGCCCGTTTCATGGTTCTGCTTGTTTGCAAGCCACAATTTTCTTGTGTGTGCTTGCAATTCTTTCATCAGATGTTCAAGCTCGACATGATATTACAGATAGTGATAGGTACACCTGCCGTCCTTTCTCGTGTGGCCATCTCCAAAGCGTCCAATACCCTTTCCGCCTGCGAGGCGATCCAACTTGGTGTGGTTCTCCGTCGTACGAGCTGTCTTGCACTGATAGCAAGGCTACAATTCAGATCAACACAGGGACATACTTTGTTACCGAGATCAACTACAAGTATTCTTACTTCTGGGTCGTGGACGCGAACCTGGACATGAGCAGCAGTTGCCCTCTTCCTCGCTTGGATCAGCGTCCTTATCTATATGGCCTCCAGAGGTCAGACGGCCTCATCGAACTGAATCCTCGACATGATATTACTTGGGCTACCTTTGTGAATTGTTCACGGGCGATCACAAACAGTCGTGACTACACACTGGTTTCTTGCCTAAGCACGAGGTCTTCTTTTGTCTATGTGTTGATGGACTCTTTTTCTGTTGGAAACCTTAAGCCTTCTTGTGGGTACTTGGCTATGGCTGCTTTGGAGGATTGGAGCATGCAATACAATACTGCAAATCATGGAATTCTGGTAGAATCCCTAAGGAGAGGATTTCCTGTCATGTTTCCTGCAGACTATAAAAAGTGGTTGTGGAGCGTCAAAGGCTGCCTAAAGAGATATATTGT CCCACTCCCTGGAAATTCAAAGGCTGTTCTTGCATTGCACTGGATTACGACCATATTCATGGTTGATTATGAAATCTTGTCCTGCTCATTAGGAGTAGGTAATATTCCTTTGGATGGATACCTCAGCACACTACGCTTTACAGCAGCATTCTCCACGACAATATTGAAGTTGATTGCTG TACTATGCAGGATCGTTGTTGCACCCCTCGTGGTATTGTTCTTCCTTGCCCACAAGTACTGGAAAACAAGGATCATAATTGATGCAGTCGAGAAGTTTCTCCTGATGCAGCAAATGATCGGCCCGAGAAGGTATGCCTACACAGATATTGTTGCGGTCACACGAAATTTCAGAGATAAGCTGGGTCAGGGTGGCTACGGCTCTGTTTTCAAGGGTTTTCTCCCAGGCGATGTCTATGTGGCCGTCAAGATGCTAGACGGTAAATCGAGCTGCGATGGAGaagatttcatcagtgaagtctcCACCATTGGCAGGATCCACCATGTCAATGTGGTTCGTTTGGTCGGGTTTTGCTCGGAGGAAATGAGGAGGGCGCTTGTCTATGAGTACATGCCCCATGGTTCTCTTGACAAGTACATATTCTCGTCCGAGAAGAGTTTCTCCTGGGACAAGCTCAATGAGATTGCCTTGGGCATTGCTAGGGGAATCAACTACCTGCACCAAGGTTGTGACATGCAGATTCTGCACTTTGACATTAAGCCGCACAACATCCTTCTTGACAGCAATTTTGTCCCAAAAGTTGCTGATTTCGGCCTCGCTAAGCTATACCCAAGGGACAGCAGTTTTGTGCCGTTGAGTGCCCTAAGGGGAACCATCGGGTACATAGCTCCTGAGATGGTATCCCGGAGCTTTGGTGTCATATCCTGCAAGTCTGATGTTTACAGCTTTGGGATGTTGTTGCTGGAAATGGCCGGAGGACGAAGGAATGCCGACCCGGATGCAACGAACTCAAGTCAGGCATTTTACCCATCGTGGGTGTATGACCGGCTGACTAAACAGGAGATGGGTGAGATATCTGCTGAGATGCATGAGCTGGAGAGGAAGCTGTGTCTTGTTGGACTATGTTGCATCCAGATGAAGTCTCATGATCGCCCGGCGATGAGCGAGGTGATAGAGATGCTCGAAGGCGGCACTGATGACCTGCAGGTGCCTTCCAGGCCATTCTTCTATGACGATGGGCAGACCGCTGTAGTGGAGTCTTACCATTTCAGCTCTGAGCTGACAGCCATTTCAGAGGAGGACGAGTGA
- the LOC127299900 gene encoding rust resistance kinase Lr10 isoform X2, with protein MQQMIGPRRYAYTDIVAVTRNFRDKLGQGGYGSVFKGFLPGDVYVAVKMLDGKSSCDGEDFISEVSTIGRIHHVNVVRLVGFCSEEMRRALVYEYMPHGSLDKYIFSSEKSFSWDKLNEIALGIARGINYLHQGCDMQILHFDIKPHNILLDSNFVPKVADFGLAKLYPRDSSFVPLSALRGTIGYIAPEMVSRSFGVISCKSDVYSFGMLLLEMAGGRRNADPDATNSSQAFYPSWVYDRLTKQEMGEISAEMHELERKLCLVGLCCIQMKSHDRPAMSEVIEMLEGGTDDLQVPSRPFFYDDGQTAVVESYHFSSELTAISEEDE; from the coding sequence ATGCAGCAAATGATCGGCCCGAGAAGGTATGCCTACACAGATATTGTTGCGGTCACACGAAATTTCAGAGATAAGCTGGGTCAGGGTGGCTACGGCTCTGTTTTCAAGGGTTTTCTCCCAGGCGATGTCTATGTGGCCGTCAAGATGCTAGACGGTAAATCGAGCTGCGATGGAGaagatttcatcagtgaagtctcCACCATTGGCAGGATCCACCATGTCAATGTGGTTCGTTTGGTCGGGTTTTGCTCGGAGGAAATGAGGAGGGCGCTTGTCTATGAGTACATGCCCCATGGTTCTCTTGACAAGTACATATTCTCGTCCGAGAAGAGTTTCTCCTGGGACAAGCTCAATGAGATTGCCTTGGGCATTGCTAGGGGAATCAACTACCTGCACCAAGGTTGTGACATGCAGATTCTGCACTTTGACATTAAGCCGCACAACATCCTTCTTGACAGCAATTTTGTCCCAAAAGTTGCTGATTTCGGCCTCGCTAAGCTATACCCAAGGGACAGCAGTTTTGTGCCGTTGAGTGCCCTAAGGGGAACCATCGGGTACATAGCTCCTGAGATGGTATCCCGGAGCTTTGGTGTCATATCCTGCAAGTCTGATGTTTACAGCTTTGGGATGTTGTTGCTGGAAATGGCCGGAGGACGAAGGAATGCCGACCCGGATGCAACGAACTCAAGTCAGGCATTTTACCCATCGTGGGTGTATGACCGGCTGACTAAACAGGAGATGGGTGAGATATCTGCTGAGATGCATGAGCTGGAGAGGAAGCTGTGTCTTGTTGGACTATGTTGCATCCAGATGAAGTCTCATGATCGCCCGGCGATGAGCGAGGTGATAGAGATGCTCGAAGGCGGCACTGATGACCTGCAGGTGCCTTCCAGGCCATTCTTCTATGACGATGGGCAGACCGCTGTAGTGGAGTCTTACCATTTCAGCTCTGAGCTGACAGCCATTTCAGAGGAGGACGAGTGA
- the LOC127299901 gene encoding rust resistance kinase Lr10-like: protein MEVIPPPQAQLGPGTRKMGTFLVTALVVWLVSHGTYMATASAAWDDQDFFRNCPPYRCSKDGPEIRFPLRLDSSNTSSSSSCGTTCVKLACSGQDTIMLHPFLGPCNVTAINYTSAALSITPLTSACTLIQKFISASSPPADADHPCTPHYSRTGTLVGCSREFTPSGITQFPVYDDEDIYYASVSAADNIAGPLSCLSNTTHFSYLVDDYAYMYDLPLDCKVVSDAAFPMFSTGYYGSTSKQVGEEETHRFYHIEASWSEPESSSVPYQCQKCEQNGQCCAFSSQRNITFCLSQPHKGSRVKFIAATSSAAAFVVLVLVVATVLYLSLKTRYSEEIHLKVEMFLKTHGTSKPTRYSFSEVKKITRRFKHKLGHGGFRNVYKGELPNGVPVAIKMLENSNGEGQEFINEVVTIGRIHHANIVRLLGFCSEGTRRALIYEFMPKDSLEKYIFSDNSSISREHLELHKMLDIALGIARGMEYLHQGCNQRILHFDINPHNILLDYNFSPKISDFGLSKLCARDQSIITLTTARGTMGYIAPEIYSRNFGGISYKSDVYSFGMLVLEMVSGRRNSDPSIESQNQVYLPEWIYEKIIIGDEMVVTLEMTPEEKEKMRQLAIVALWCIQWNPRNRPSMTKVVNMLTGRLHNLQMPPKPFVPSENHLMP from the exons ATGGAAGTAATTCCTCCTCCGCAAGCACAACTTGGA CCCGGTACGAGAAAGATGGGCACATTCCTTGTCACAGCCCTGGTGGTCTGGCTCGTCAGCCATGGAACTTACATGGCCACAGCTTCTGCAGCTTGGGATGACCAAGACTTCTTTAGAAACTGTCCTCCATACCGGTGCAGCAAAGATGGACCCGAGATTCGGTTCCCACTCCGGCTTGATTCCAGCaacacatcatcatcatcatcctgcgGCACAACATGCGTGAAGCTAGCGTGCTCTGGCCAAGATACCATCATGCTTCACCCATTTCTTGGCCCATGCAATGTCACCGCCATAAATTACACTAGTGCCGCCCTCAGCATCACTCCGCTTACCTCCGCATGCACTCTGATTCAGAAATTCATCTCTGCAAGTTCACCACCGGCCGATGCTGACCATCCCTGTACTCCGCACTACAGCAGAACTGGAACGCTTGTAGGCTGCTCAAGGGAGTTCACGCCAAGCGGGATTACTCAATTTCCCGTCTATGACGACGAAGACATTTACTATGCTTCTGTCTCAGCTGCAGATAATATTGCTGGCCCACTCTCCTGCCTTAGCAACACAACTCACTTCTCGTATTTGGTGGACGATTATGCATACATGTATGATCTTCCACTGGATTGCAAGGTCGTCTCGGATGCTGCATTTCCGATGTTCAGCACAGGATATTATGGATCAACATCAAAGCAAGTTGGGGAAGAAGAAACCCACCGCTTTTATCACATAGAAGCCAGCTGGAGTGAACCAGAGTCATCATCTGTTCCCTATCAATGCCAAAAGTGCGAACAAAATGGGCAATGCTGTGCATTCAGCTCACAAAGGAACATCACATTCTGCTTGTCTCAACCTCATAAAG GTTCACGTGTCAAATTCATTGCAG CCACCTCGTCGGCAGCTGCATTTGTTGTTCTTGTTTTGGTGGTGGCCACTGTTCTTTATCTTTCACTAAAGACAAGATACAGCGAAGAGATACATCTGAAGGTCGAAATGTTTCTCAAGACGCATGGCACATCAAAACCCACAAGGTACAGTTTCTCCGAAGTTAAGAAGATAACGAGACGGTTCAAGCATAAATTAGGACATGGTGGATTCAGAAATGTGTACAAAGGTGAGCTACCAAATGGAGTTCCCGTGGCAATCAAGATGTTAGAAAACTCTAATGGAGAGGGACAGGAATTCATCAATGAAGTTGTTACTATTGGGAGAATCCACCATGCAAACATTGTCCGCCTCCTTGGCTTTTGCTCTGAGGGGACAAGAAGGGCTCTCATTTATGAATTCATGCCTAAAGATTCATTGGAGAAATATATATTCTCGGATAATTCTAGTATTTCTCGAGAGCACCTAGAACTACACAAAATGCTGGATATTGCTTTAGGAATTGCAAGAGGAATGGAATACCTACATCAAGGATGCAATCAACGCATCCTCCACTTTGACATTAACCCTCACAATATCTTGTTGGACTACAACTTCAGTCCAAAGATCTCAGACTTTGGCCTATCAAAGTTGTGTGCAAGGGACCAAAGCATCATTACCTTGACAACGGCAAGAGGCACGATGGGATACATTGCACCAGAGATATACTCTAGGAACTTTGGAGGGATATCCTACAAGTCAGATGTTTACAGTTTTGGCATGCTGGTGTTAGAAATGGTGAGTGGAAGGAGGAACTCAGACCCAAGTATTGAAAGTCAGAACCAGGTATACCTCCCGGAGTGGATCTATGAGAAAATAATCATTGGGGATGAAATGGTGGTTACATTGGAAATGACaccagaagaaaaagaaaagatgaGACAGCTGGCTATTGTGGCACTATGGTGTAtacagtggaacccaagaaaccgGCCATCAATGACAAAGGTTGTAAACATGTTAACGGGGAGGTTGCATAATCTGCAGATGCCCCCTAAGCCCTTTGTCCCATCTGAAAATCATCTCATGCcataa